In Canis lupus baileyi chromosome X, mCanLup2.hap1, whole genome shotgun sequence, one DNA window encodes the following:
- the RPS4X gene encoding small ribosomal subunit protein eS4, X isoform isoform X1 — MARGPKKHLKRVAAPKHWMLDKLTGVFAPRPSTGPHKLRECLPLIIFLRNRLKYALTGDEVKKICMQRFIKIDGKVRTDITYPAGFMDVISIDKTGENFRLIYDTKGRFAVHRITPEEAKYKLCKVRKIFVGTKGIPHLVTHDARTIRYPDPLIKVNDTIQIDLETGKITDFIKFDTGNLCMVTGGANLGRIGVITNRERHPGSFDVVHVKDANGNSFATRLSNIFVIGKGNKPWISLPRGKGIRLTIAEERDKRLAAKQSSG, encoded by the exons ATG GCTCGTGGTCCCAAGAAGCATCTGAAGCGTGTAGCAGCTCCAAAGCACTGGATGCTGGATAAACTGACCGGCGTGTTT GCCCCTCGCCCATCTACTGGCCCCCATAAGCTGAGAGAATGTCTTCCTCTCATCATTTTCCTAAGGAACAGACTTAAGTATGCCCTAACAGGGGATGAAGTGAAGAAGATCTGTATGCAGCGTTTTATTAAGATTGATGGCAAGGTCCGAACTGATATCACCTACCCTGCTGGTTTTATGG ATGTCATCAGCATTGACAAGACTGGGGAGAATTTCCGTCTAATCTATGACACCAAGGGTCGCTTTGCTGTTCATCGGATTACACCTGAGGAGGCCAAG TATAAGTTGTGCAAAGTGAGAAAGATCTTTGTGGGAACAAAAGGAATCCCTCACCTGGTGACTCATGATGCTCGCACCATCCGCTATCCTGATCCCCTCATCAAGGTGAATGATACCATTCAGATTGATTTGGAGACTGGAAAGATTACGGATTTCATCAAGTTTGATACTG GTAATCTGTGTATGGTGACTGGAGGTGCCAACCTGGGAAGAATTGGTGTGATCACCAACCGAGAGAGACACCCTGGTTCTTTTGATGTAGTTCACGTGAAAGATGCCAATGGCAACAGCTTTGCCACCCGactctccaacatttttgttaTTGGCAAA GGCAACAAACCATGGATTTCTCTTCCCCGTGGAAAGGGTATCCGCCTCACCATTGCTGAGGAAAGAGACAAGAGACTGGCAGCCAAACAGAGCAGTGGGTAA
- the RPS4X gene encoding small ribosomal subunit protein eS4, X isoform isoform X2 yields the protein MLDKLTGVFAPRPSTGPHKLRECLPLIIFLRNRLKYALTGDEVKKICMQRFIKIDGKVRTDITYPAGFMDVISIDKTGENFRLIYDTKGRFAVHRITPEEAKYKLCKVRKIFVGTKGIPHLVTHDARTIRYPDPLIKVNDTIQIDLETGKITDFIKFDTGNLCMVTGGANLGRIGVITNRERHPGSFDVVHVKDANGNSFATRLSNIFVIGKGNKPWISLPRGKGIRLTIAEERDKRLAAKQSSG from the exons ATGCTGGATAAACTGACCGGCGTGTTT GCCCCTCGCCCATCTACTGGCCCCCATAAGCTGAGAGAATGTCTTCCTCTCATCATTTTCCTAAGGAACAGACTTAAGTATGCCCTAACAGGGGATGAAGTGAAGAAGATCTGTATGCAGCGTTTTATTAAGATTGATGGCAAGGTCCGAACTGATATCACCTACCCTGCTGGTTTTATGG ATGTCATCAGCATTGACAAGACTGGGGAGAATTTCCGTCTAATCTATGACACCAAGGGTCGCTTTGCTGTTCATCGGATTACACCTGAGGAGGCCAAG TATAAGTTGTGCAAAGTGAGAAAGATCTTTGTGGGAACAAAAGGAATCCCTCACCTGGTGACTCATGATGCTCGCACCATCCGCTATCCTGATCCCCTCATCAAGGTGAATGATACCATTCAGATTGATTTGGAGACTGGAAAGATTACGGATTTCATCAAGTTTGATACTG GTAATCTGTGTATGGTGACTGGAGGTGCCAACCTGGGAAGAATTGGTGTGATCACCAACCGAGAGAGACACCCTGGTTCTTTTGATGTAGTTCACGTGAAAGATGCCAATGGCAACAGCTTTGCCACCCGactctccaacatttttgttaTTGGCAAA GGCAACAAACCATGGATTTCTCTTCCCCGTGGAAAGGGTATCCGCCTCACCATTGCTGAGGAAAGAGACAAGAGACTGGCAGCCAAACAGAGCAGTGGGTAA